The Ramlibacter algicola genome segment CGGGATGGCCGCGCAGCGCGTGCATCACCCGCTCGCTGTCGTCGCTGTCCGGCGCACGCACGAGCAACGCGTGGTGGCCCTGCGAGGCGTACTGCGCGAACCGCCGCACGGTGTCGGCCTCGGTACCGGGCGAGGGGAGCGTCGCACCCGAATCGCCAATGGTGCGGACGACCTGGCCCAGCATCACCTCGGGCGTGATCAGCTGGATGTCGGCATCGGCCAGGCCCGCGTCCACCAGGGCGCGGCCCGCTGCCTCGGCGGCACCGGCGTCGGGCAGCATCAGCAGGATGTGGCCCGTCGGGTAGAACTGCCCGCGGATGTTGGTCATGTCCTTCGTGAGCTCGAAGTGCTTCATCGGGAAACGGCTCTTTCTGCTTCGTTCCCTGCATTGCAGCCCCGGTGCCGCGGTCGCACTGTCGTCCGGCGAGGCTTGCCCCTGTAGGAAGTCGCCCGCGCGGTGCCCGGTACGATGGCGGCCGTGACTGCTTTCCCTTCCGCGGAGCAGTGGCGCCTGTCGGTGGCTCCCATGATGGACTGGACCGACCGCCACTGCCGCCACTTCCACCGCCTGCTCAGCGACCGCGCCCTCCTGTACACCGAGATGGTGACCACGGGCGCGCTGCTGCACGGCGACGTGCCGCGCCACCTCGACTTCGGCGACGACGAGCATCCGGTCGCCCTGCAGCTGGGCGGCAGCGAGCCGCACGACCTGGCGCATTGCGCCAAGCTGGGCGAGCAGTGGGGCTACGACGAGATCAACCTGAACTGCGGCTGCCCGAGCGAGCGGGTGCAGCGCGGCGCGTTCGGCGCCTGCCTGATGGCCGAGCCGCAGCTGGTGGCCGACTGCGTGAAGGCGATGGTCGACGCCGTGGCGGTGCCCGTGACCGTCAAGCACCGCATCGGCATCGACAAGACCGAGAGCTATGACTTCGTGCGCGACTTCATCGGCGTGGTGTCGGAAGCAGGCTGCCGCGTGTTCATCGTGCACGCGCGCAATGCCTGGCTGAAGGGTCTGTCGCCGAAGGAGAACCGCGAGGTGCCGCCGCTGCGCTACGAGCTGGTGCACCGTCTCAAGCGCGAGTTCCCGCACCTCGTGATCGCCATCAACGGCGGATTGACCACCACGGCGCAGGTGCGCGAGGAACTGCAGCACGTCGACGGCGCCATGATCGGCCGCGAGGCGTACCACAACCCCTGGTGGCTGGCGTCGTGGGACCAGGACTTCTACGGCGACGCGCCGCGCGACCTCACGCGCGAAGCGGTCGAGGAGGCGATGGTCGAGTACATGGTGCGCGAAGCGTCCGCGCACGGCACCCCGTGGGCGTCGATCGCGCGCCACATGCTCGGGCTGCGCCACGGCCTGCCTGGCGCGCGGCGCTGGCGCCAGGTCTGGA includes the following:
- a CDS encoding RNA-binding protein, whose amino-acid sequence is MKHFELTKDMTNIRGQFYPTGHILLMLPDAGAAEAAGRALVDAGLADADIQLITPEVMLGQVVRTIGDSGATLPSPGTEADTVRRFAQYASQGHHALLVRAPDSDDSERVMHALRGHPVAHAQKYRMLVIEDLA
- the dusA gene encoding tRNA dihydrouridine(20/20a) synthase DusA, giving the protein MAAVTAFPSAEQWRLSVAPMMDWTDRHCRHFHRLLSDRALLYTEMVTTGALLHGDVPRHLDFGDDEHPVALQLGGSEPHDLAHCAKLGEQWGYDEINLNCGCPSERVQRGAFGACLMAEPQLVADCVKAMVDAVAVPVTVKHRIGIDKTESYDFVRDFIGVVSEAGCRVFIVHARNAWLKGLSPKENREVPPLRYELVHRLKREFPHLVIAINGGLTTTAQVREELQHVDGAMIGREAYHNPWWLASWDQDFYGDAPRDLTREAVEEAMVEYMVREASAHGTPWASIARHMLGLRHGLPGARRWRQVWSDHRLKAEDPRVVMRLAHQGAPAIA